CCTTATCGGAACGACATCGTCGCGATCCCCGATCCGATCTTATCCCGTCGCGCTCTCTGTGAGTATCTTCATCTCTTAGATTTCTTGTTATTCCTTCTCTGTAGGAAATGGTCTGATCGATTTTAGTTTTTCTGTACGACTTTTGATTAGGCTGGTTCTTGCTTTGGATTTGGATTTGGATTTTTACAGTGGTTTTTGGTAATTTTTGTTGAAAAGTTCATACGGAAATTGTTTTGTTTGATGTTCTAAGTGAATTTTGTGATTAGGTTATGGAGAAAGCTGTACTTTGTTGATATGATTATTGTTGGTTAATTTTGTGCTTTATTTGTTTTTGATCATAGAAATAGTAGACTTCACTTTGATTTTGTAATTGTGAGTGATCATATGAACTGTACAATTTAGAGCTGTGGTGGTATTTGGTGGTTAAGACTTGAGAGCAGACGTTTGTGTGATGTTGAGCTGTTAGTTAGTGATTTAAAATAAAATTTCTTTGTTATGATTAAGATATTTTTTTAACTGTAACAATGTTTTTTTGGTGCTTTTTACTATGAAGTTCTGGTTGTCAATACTTTATTTTAGAGATGGAAGATCAGAATTGGAGTTGAATTGTTCATTTACTGCATTCTGATTCTTTTGGTTGGTTATTGTGTGTGTTGATTGTGAAATAGGAAACAGTGAGTCGTTGAAGATGGCAGATAATGAGGAGGGAGAGGAGAGTACTGGTCGTGGGAATGGATGGGAAGTGGTCTCGCTTACAGCATCAGCGTATGCTGCTGCTCCTGGTCCGCAAGAAGTGGAATTGAGCAATGATGATGAGAGTGGTAGAGATGGAGAGCTAGCTGAAACTTCTCGTGCTTTGTTCATGTCTGGTCACTTTGTTTTTCCACCCAATCAGCATGAGAATTTACCTCTGGAGCCTGAAAAAAGTGAAGTTGAGGATGTAAAGGTGCAGAAGGATGCAGTAGATGAGATAAAAATTGAGGAAGGGGGTAGGTCTAGGGGAAAGGAGGAAGAAAATTTGACCTTAAAAGGGTTGGATGTTTCAGATGAGTTTGCAGGAATACAGTTTACAAAAGAGAAGGACAACAGGTACCCCATTGGCGGTACAGAGTTTGGAGAAGGCACGGCTTTGGAAGGGCTCCATTTTGATGACAACGAGCAGGCTGTATATGGTGCTGCAAAATTTGGTTTTGATGGTGAAACAGTTCTTCGTGGTTCATCCACATATGGTGACAACACAGATATTCCTGGAATTACAGAACCTTCAGAGCAAGGTTTAGATTTATCTGGGGACACCTGTCAATCTCCAAGGCCAATGAAAGATGATAAATTTGATGGTTCTGACCTCCCATGTGGAGCTTGGTGGAAAAGAAGAGCTTATTCTTTGTATTCACATGCAAAGGAAGCAAATGCATGTTGGTCTATTATTGTAGCAGCAGCTGTGATGGGCCTTGTGATACTTGGGCAACGGTGGCAAAACGAAGGTTGGCAGGCTCTACAACAGAAGTGGCAATCTAGTGTTGATCAGGTTGGTTTTTTGTGATGAATCTCATAATTTTTTTGTTTTTGTTTGGTTTGGTTTTCTGTTGGTGGTGTCTTGGTCTTTTACTCGGTTTGTTCTGGCCTGATACGTTTGTTCGTTAAACATGTAGGATGGATTGAACCCCTTTTTTGTACATGCAATTATCTTAATAGAGATGTGTATCAAAGTGATTTTAAGAACTTTTTCTTGTACTTGGTATAGCTAATCATAGTTTACTGCCTCTTCCATCCAGCACTTTAAATTTCAAGTGCACTGACGAAAGTAAGATATTACATGACTCTTGTTAAGATCTCAAAAAGGAATGTTCATTTGTTAATATAATCGAGTATTTATTTTGTCTCTACCTTGTCTCTCTGTCCTGACATGATTTGCCATAATA
Above is a window of Fragaria vesca subsp. vesca linkage group LG7, FraVesHawaii_1.0, whole genome shotgun sequence DNA encoding:
- the LOC101296319 gene encoding uncharacterized protein LOC101296319, encoding MADNEEGEESTGRGNGWEVVSLTASAYAAAPGPQEVELSNDDESGRDGELAETSRALFMSGHFVFPPNQHENLPLEPEKSEVEDVKVQKDAVDEIKIEEGGRSRGKEEENLTLKGLDVSDEFAGIQFTKEKDNRYPIGGTEFGEGTALEGLHFDDNEQAVYGAAKFGFDGETVLRGSSTYGDNTDIPGITEPSEQGLDLSGDTCQSPRPMKDDKFDGSDLPCGAWWKRRAYSLYSHAKEANACWSIIVAAAVMGLVILGQRWQNEGWQALQQKWQSSVDQKAGRILAPISRLKDVIVGGQRHGSFIGGSTSSEL